A section of the Etheostoma cragini isolate CJK2018 chromosome 12, CSU_Ecrag_1.0, whole genome shotgun sequence genome encodes:
- the samd7 gene encoding sterile alpha motif domain-containing protein 7 translates to MTPREQLRKMTALGEQGAMDEKHWYRLVNGISAGELRQRQEIMMRNQMAMAPQILTQGQQRLQGVSTQFEPRFMERELVPPSEMVASEARQMHMGPHLGPPLPPHANVMPGRAFPGAAGYGFLPSEPMETVARRQEFIHKQNIARMEMNAILHQKEMENAHQKGLMGIDNHMSYPSNPMAFRGRQRMPDGQDVFVHRPTLEELHSNNMLMSASPYPPISTLHRERGRRAGRRPTAHKSSEIHLSNLKGNTEDKSVEQSPGATSGEEKEVEAKGDMGEECPTSKTHHQAKTDSELATGSRKNYKDGDIGLRKACVNSQDGSDVANSGASDKDMSSQCSAFQEKFMYPSGGGALTGLPYMSPVPGNGFLPPGPPNLFLNGDEVPEDIRKWTVNDVYNFINSIPTCSEYAQAFKDHMIDGESLPLLSEEHLLDTLGLKLGPALKIRSQVSRRLGSMLYVMNLPLSTSTLQATPEKPADRSSEIGSPVNCNSEEMMASPRDPDVLKPTEHLHETENNSPPSASSETT, encoded by the exons ATGACCCCACGGGAGCAGCTGAGGAAGATGACAGCACTGGGAGAGCAGGGGGCTATGGATGAGAAGCACTGGTACCGTCTGGTTAATGGAATTTCAGCTGGAG AGCTGAGGCAGAGGCAAGAGATTATGATGAGGAACCAGATGGCCATGGCTCCGCAGATCCTCACCCAGGGGCAGCAGAGGTTACAGGGGGTCTCAACACAGTTCGAACCTCGCTTCATGGAGAG AGAGCTGGTTCCCCCCTCCGAGATGGTAGCTTCAGAGGCCAGACAGATGCATATGGGACCTCACCTGGGTCCACCTCTACCTCCCCATGCCAATGTTATGCCTGGGAGAGCTTTTCCTGGAGCAG CTGGCTACGGCTTCTTGCCCTCGGAGCCCATGGAAACAGTTGCCCGGCGACAGGAGTTCATTCACAAGCAAAATATAGCCAG AATGGAAATGAATGCCATCCTGCACCAGAAGGAGATGGAGAATGCCCACCAGAAGGGACTTATGGGAATCGATAATCACATGTCGTACCCTTCCAACCCCATGGCATTTAGAGGTCGTCAGCGCATGCCAGACGGCCAAGATGTCTTTGTCCACCGTCCCACCTTGGAAGAGCTGCACTCCAACAACATGCTCATGTCAGCCAGCCCTTACCCACCAATCAGCACACTGCACAGAGAGAGGGGACGCAGGGCTGGTAGGAGGCCAACGGCTCACAAGAGCTCAGAGATTCATTTGTCCAACCTGAAGGGCAATACTGAAGATAAAAGTGTAGAGCAGAGCCCAGGAGCCACATcaggggaagaaaaagaagtggaGGCTAAGGGGGACATGGGAGAGGAGTGTCCCACTAGCAAGACGCACCATCAAGCAAAAACAGACTCTGAACTTGCCACAGGAAGCCGGAAGAACTACAAAGATGGGGACATAGGCCTGCGTAAAGCCTGTGTGAACAGCCAAGATGGGTCAGATGTGGCCAACAGTGGTGCAAGTGATAAAGACATGTCCAGTCAATGTTCAGCTTTTCAGGAGAAATTCATGTATCCATCCGGTGGTGGAGCGCTCACAGGCCTGCCTTACATGTCCCCAGTCCCAGGGAATGGTTTCCTTCCACCTG GTCCACCCAATCTCTTTCTCAATGGTGATGAAGTGCCCGAAGACATAAGGAAGTGGACAGTGAATGATGTCTACAACTTTATCAACAGTATACCCACATGTTCAGAATATGCTCAG GCGTTCAAGGATCACATGATCGACGGGGAGTCGCTGCCCCTCCTGTCAGAGGAGCATCTTCTGGACACACTGGGGCTCAAACTGGGACCTGCTCTTAAGATCCGCtcacag GTGTCCAGGCGTCTGGGCAGCATGTTGTACGTGATGAATTTGCCgctctccacctccaccctgCAGGCCACTCCAGAGAAGCCTGCCGACCGCTCATCAGAGATTGGCTCCCCTGTTAACTGCAACAGTGAGGAGATGATGGCGAGTCCAAGAGACCCTGATGTCCTCAAACCTACAGAGCACCTGCACGAGACAGAGAACAATTCCCCTCCATCTGCCAGCAGTGAGACAACTTGA
- the LOC117953595 gene encoding apolipoprotein D-like gives MKAMQVIDLTLLSVLAASAQVVNFGKCPQPAVQADFDTSRYLGKWYGIKKLPTFFQKGECSTVTYSLKSPGVVGVLNSQLLNDGTISSTTGSAKAKDPAEPAKLEVTFFEGSTPGPYWVLSTDYEGHSLVYGCTEFDQFRKEFSWIMSRKPTLSEETVEELNNILSSVGIDVDKMVPTIQDETYCSAMNQ, from the exons ATGAAGGCCATGCAGGTGATTGACTTGACTCTGCTGTCTGTACTTGCAGCCAGCGCTCAAGTAGtgaattttggaaaatgtcCTCAACCCGCTGTTCAAGCCGACTTCGATACTTCCAGG TACCTTGGTAAGTGGTATGGGATCAAGAAGCTGCCAACATTCTTCCAGAAAGGGGAATGCAGCACTGTCACCTACAGCCTGAAGAGTCCTGGAGTTGTTGGGGTCCTCAACAGTCAGCTGCT TAATGATGGAACCATTAGTTCAACCACCGGCTCTGCCAAGGCCAAGGACCCCGCTGAGCCTGCCAAGCTGGAGGTCACTTTCTTTGAAG GATCTACCCCGGGTCCCTACTGGGTGCTGTCCACCGACTACGAGGGTCACTCTCTGGTCTACGGCTGCACCGAATTTGACCAGTTCCGCAAAGAGTTTTCCTGGATCATGAGCAGAAAGCCCACCCTATCTGAGGAGACTGTAGAGGAGCTGAACAATATCCTGTCCTCTGTTGGAATCGATGTGGACAAGATGGTCCCCACTATTCAGGATGAGACTTACTGTAGCGCTATGAACCAGTAA